One Chaetodon auriga isolate fChaAug3 chromosome 11, fChaAug3.hap1, whole genome shotgun sequence genomic window, GGAGTCAGGGCGGAGGGACGGTGCTTGTAATGTAGATTTTAGAGACCAAAACATCGGATTTCGAATCTTTTCTGTGGAGATTAAACTCCGTCAGTCTGCTGAGAGAACATTCACACAGCCACAGACCCGGGACAAACACGGTAAACTGCCAGCTGAACTCCCGCTGCGGGGAAAATGTCTGTGAGCTCCGGGAACAGAAACACGAACACGGAACCGTGGGGAAGCTTCGATGATAACCTCATCCAGgtgagctaacatgctaactaaCCACCTAAATAACTTCCTCACGAGAGACTAGTTAACCAGAAAAGCCGAGCTAACAGGCTAGCTGagatgctaacaggctaacgaACCTGTCAGACGTGTTGTCTAGCATAGCAAAGATAACTCACCAAGCAGACCAATAACAACGAGGCTAACATATCCTGCTCTGTAGCCTCTCTGGAGTGTTTACCTTTAATACAGGGACAGGCAGGTGAATATACAGGAAATATCTGAGTGACGTCATGGCTTGTTGTGGAAGAACTATTCGTATCCTTTGTTTCAGTACAAGTACCactacaacagtaaaaatactctgttataAATAAAAGCCCTGCAGTCAAAATCTTAATGTAATAGAAAGTGCAGTAGTATACTTggcttcatgcagtaaaagcaCAGTAGTATTCTGATTTTGGGGatctgctgcttcctgcagtgttttctgaccTTTTCGTATGTTGTGGAAGGTAAAACCTTCTCCTGAGAGTCAGAGGAAAGGCTAGCTGTCAGATCAGtaagcagagcagctgatgttTCGTCTGATTCGTCTGTTGTCTGACCATTTGATCACCATGGCGTCCTCCTGCACATTTCCAAACCAAATTCATGCATTTATGGTTCTAAACAATCCCTCTTACCTGTGTTTGCCGTGTTGGGTTCAGGGCGGCGGCTCGGCCGTCATCGACATGGAGAACATGGACGACACGTCGGGCTCCAGCTTCGAGGACATGGGAGAGATGCAccagaggatgaaggaggaggaggaggtggctgcCGAGGCTGCCGCCACCGAGGACGACAGCACGGAGGATGGAGAGTTTCTGGGCATGAAGGGGTTAAAGGGCCAGCTGGGTCGACAGGTGGCTGATGAGGTGAGTCCAGATCTGAGCTCAGAggttctgcttcctgtcagcaaCACAGAGATGACATGACAGACAGAGGCTCCCTGAATGATACCGTGGAAACACTGAGAGGCTGACGTCTATCATCAAGAGTAACAGCTgagtttttcctcctttgattTGTGGATCAGTGTCACTAATCAcctgtgtgatgtgtgcaggtgtggCAGGCGGGGAAGCGTCAGGCCTCCAGAGCCTTCAACCTGTACGCCAACATCGACATCCTGAGGCCGTACTTTGACGTGGAGCCGGTGCAGGTCCGCAGCAGGTAGGacttctcacttcctgtttcctgtcagctgtttcctgctcagTCTGATGCTAACTGTTGCTAATTGTCTCCCCTCAGGCTGATTGAGTCCATGATACCTGTTCGCATGATCAACTTCCCCCAGGTACACACTActacttcctgtctcttctgAAGTTCATAATGACACACCTTCAGACAGACATGTGTTGATATTCTGAAGCTCTGATCCAGGGTCAGAATGAGTTGTTCCACTAAGCAGGTTAGATCAGTTCGTTCCACAGTAGCACGAGACTCAACTGAACAATGACTTCACCTCCGTTCACTCTGATAACTACACAAAGGAACGTGTCTGAAGGGAGAAAAGATGATCTGAAAACACGTTTATGGACAGGCTCACCTGCTCCATAACGACGGCTGATTACCAAACCTGATTGATTCTCAGAGGCAGGAACAGACACCTCCACATGAGGGACAAAGTACACAAGTGGACACaatcagggtcagggtcaggatCAGTCCTCTGACAGTTTGTACTTCCTGTGTGTAGAAGATAGCAGGTGAGCTGTATGGTCCTCTGATGCTGGTCTTCACTCTGGTGGCGATCCTGCTTCACGGCATGAAGACGTCAGGAACCGTCATCGtaagaaaacatacacacacacagatatacccAAACACACTTAACATCTACACTATAGTCCTTTGACATtcctgctgtgtatgtgtgtgtgtgtgtgtgtgtgtgtgtgtgtgtgtgttacagagggAGGGGACTCTGATGGGAACAGCTATAGGAACATGTTTTGGTTACTGGCTCGGTGTGTCCTCCTTCATCTACTTCCTGGCGTACCTGGTCAATGCTCAGATCACTATGCTGCAGATGCTCTCCCTGCTGGTCAGTGACAGTACTGCAACCACAGCACTCAGTGTACACACAGTATGcatgcagtacacacagtacacacagagtGTACACACAGTTCACACCCAGTACACACATAGTACAGTTCCCACTAAGCTTTGCAGGATGTAAACAAGAAGTATGATGTTTCTGTGGAGTCAGAGAGTTAGCTGTGGGCTACATCTTGAGCTCTGTGTTATTAACAGCctgctgaattagctgttagcagcttcTGTTAGCAGTTCATGTTAGCAGCTCCCGTTTGCAGTCATGAATGTACAGACAGATATCGCTGGATCACTGTGATACTGAAGAAAGCTTCAAAACAGGATTCTCAGTCCtgaagtgacatcacttcctgtctcctgtcctCAGGGTTACGGTCTGTTTGGTCACTGCATAGTGCTCCTCATCTCCTACAACAtccacttccacttcctgttctaCGTCCTGTGGCTGCTTCTTGGAGGACTGTCCACTCTGCGCATGGTGAGcaccacatttcccatcagaCCCCGTTCTCCCTCTGCTGTAAACTCACCTGGCCTGTGTGTCCTCTTCAGGTAGCGGCTCTGCTGTCTCGGACGGTCGGTAAGactcctcgtctcctcctctgtgggaCGGTGTCTTTCCTCCACATGCTCTTCCTGCTCTACCTTCACTTCGCCTACCACAAGATTGTAGAAGGTGAGAAACTGTCTGCGAcctgaggtcatgtgactgagTGACGTTGCTGTCAGAGTGACTCTTCTGTCTCTGGTTTCAGGACTGCTGGACTCTCTGGAAGGACCCAACTTTGTTCCAATGCAGCGGGTGGCCAGAGACGTGCCTGAAGTGTTGTTGAATGCCACAGTGAGGAGCCTGGGGGCCCAGCTGGGGACCCAGCTGAGGGCCCAGTGAGGAGCCTGGGGGCCCAGCTGGGGACCCAGCTGAGGGCCCAGTGAGGAGCCTGGGGGCCCAGCTGGGGACCCAGCTGAGTGCCCACTGAGGGCTGCGCACACAGAAGCAGCTCTTCCTGTCAGAAGCCTCATGTTAAAGTtgatctgttttctctcttttgttcatgtttgtacatttttactCAGTCTGAACTGTTTAGTTCCATGGTTTGATTTTATGTTCATATTCAGATGTATTTATAGTTTCTGTACAGAGACTCAAATAAACTTAatgaactttatgtcacagatgtattttactttgaaatgtgtttgggaaacacacatttgtgaCTCTGTCAGGTAGCTCCCACCCCGTGAGAGGTACCTCCCCCTGTCTGCACCAATGACAGATCCTGGAGTGTGAATGACTGAGAtttagccaatcagagcagaggaagaagtcaGCAGTTTAGCTGTGGACTCAACCGCACATTAGTACGAAACGACCGCGCAGAGCCTCGTCTGCATCCAGCGCGGGAAAAAAGCGTCAGCAAGAGCACGCGGCTCGGACAGCAGAGACGgtagaaacaggaagtgggatCGGTGGAATCATGAAGGTGTATTTCTGCGGGAGTATCCGCGGCGGCAGAGATGACGTGCACGTGTACCGGAGGATCGTTGAGAAGCTGCGGAGCTACGGGACCGTGCTGACTGAGCACGTGAGCAGCAGCCAGCTCAGcgacagaggtcagaggtcaaacacacagcaccGACTCACGTCTGAAGTGATCACGGGGTATACGTCTATCTGTGATACTAATGCAGTACTACTGATAACAGTATCCAGTGTGTACTACGTGCTCAGCTTGATGGTACTCTGTCAGCAGCCAGGACACAACGACAGGATGTGATGATACCTGCTGACAGGTGTTAATGTTTGGATTTAagatctgcagctgtttcactACCATCCactatttctgtttgtctccacttcctgtgtgcagtgcattgtgggagaaaTGAGTTCACCAAATGAAACTCAAAAATCTGTCGTTTTTAGTATGAACTGTCGTGACGCGGCGGGATGAGAGCAATTAAACCTAAACTGACGCATGTGTCCGATGTGCGATAATGTGAATTCAGCCTCTGTCttactttgtttcttcttcatctttgctGACATCATATTTCTATAAACATTCAGATGTGACATTTAATTACAcagagctgatgatgatgatgatgatgggtcaggtgtgtatgtgatgtcactgagctgctgtgctgtgattggacaggAGAGGAcgccacagcagcaggagaccGAGCCATTCATGACCGAGACGTGGACTGGCTGCGACAGTCTGACGGTGACCCTCTGATCACTTTATTGATTGTTGGAGGGTGATTTGGCCCTGAGCACtgcctgcaggtgtgtgtgtatgagtgacctgtgacctttgtgtgtgttcagtgatcGTGGCAGAGGTGACGCAGCCGTCTCTGGGCGTCGGATATGAGCTCGGCCGAGCCGTcgacatgaagaagaagatctTCTGCTTGTTCAGACCGTCATCAGGACGCAGTGAGGACACGTCCTTCCTTCCattcctccttccttccatccttccatccttccttccttccttccttccagcTATGTCCTTCCATACTTGAATGTTGCTGAAGGTGGAGTTCAGTTTGTGAGTTTCTcctggatcaataaagtttcctCCTCTTTTACA contains:
- the dnph1 gene encoding 5-hydroxymethyl-dUMP N-hydrolase isoform X1 → MKVYFCGSIRGGRDDVHVYRRIVEKLRSYGTVLTEHVSSSQLSDRGEDATAAGDRAIHDRDVDWLRQSDVIVAEVTQPSLGVGYELGRAVDMKKKIFCLFRPSSGRSLSAMIRGADDGELFVVRDYSEDEVENVLEEFFNKLKRT
- the yipf3 gene encoding protein YIPF3 isoform X1; protein product: MSVSSGNRNTNTEPWGSFDDNLIQGGGSAVIDMENMDDTSGSSFEDMGEMHQRMKEEEEVAAEAAATEDDSTEDGEFLGMKGLKGQLGRQVADEVWQAGKRQASRAFNLYANIDILRPYFDVEPVQVRSRLIESMIPVRMINFPQKIAGELYGPLMLVFTLVAILLHGMKTSGTVIREGTLMGTAIGTCFGYWLGVSSFIYFLAYLVNAQITMLQMLSLLGYGLFGHCIVLLISYNIHFHFLFYVLWLLLGGLSTLRMVAALLSRTVGKTPRLLLCGTVSFLHMLFLLYLHFAYHKIVEGLLDSLEGPNFVPMQRVARDVPEVLLNATVRSLGAQLGTQLRAQ
- the yipf3 gene encoding protein YIPF3 isoform X2, producing MSVSSGNRNTNTEPWGSFDDNLIQGGGSAVIDMENMDDTSGSSFEDMGEMHQRMKEEEEVAAEAAATEDDSTEDGEFLGMKGLKGQLGRQVADEVWQAGKRQASRAFNLYANIDILRPYFDVEPVQVRSRLIESMIPVRMINFPQKIAGELYGPLMLVFTLVAILLHGMKTSGTVIREGTLMGTAIGTCFGYWLGVSSFIYFLAYLVNAQITMLQMLSLLGYGLFGHCIVLLISYNIHFHFLFYVLWLLLGGLSTLRMVAALLSRTVGKTPRLLLCGTVSFLHMLFLLYLHFAYHKIVEGLLDSLEGPNFVPMQRVARDVPEVLLNATVRSLGAQLGTQLSAH
- the dnph1 gene encoding 5-hydroxymethyl-dUMP N-hydrolase isoform X2, whose translation is MKVYFCGSIRGGRDDVHVYRRIVEKLRSYGTVLTEHVSSSQLSDRGEDATAAGDRAIHDRDVDWLRQSDVIVAEVTQPSLGVGYELGRAVDMKKKIFCLFRPSSGRSEDTSFLPFLLPSILPSFLPSFLPAMSFHT
- the yipf3 gene encoding protein YIPF3 isoform X3, producing the protein MSVSSGNRNTNTEPWGSFDDNLIQGGGSAVIDMENMDDTSGSSFEDMGEMHQRMKEEEEVAAEAAATEDDSTEDGEFLGMKGLKGQLGRQVADEVWQAGKRQASRAFNLYANIDILRPYFDVEPVQVRSRLIESMIPVRMINFPQKIAGELYGPLMLVFTLVAILLHGMKTSGTVIREGTLMGTAIGTCFGYWLGVSSFIYFLAYLVNAQITMLQMLSLLGYGLFGHCIVLLISYNIHFHFLFYVLWLLLGGLSTLRMVAALLSRTVGKTPRLLLCGTVSFLHMLFLLYLHFAYHKIVEGLLDSLEGPNFVPMQRVARDVPEVLLNAT